From a single Brassica napus cultivar Da-Ae chromosome C9, Da-Ae, whole genome shotgun sequence genomic region:
- the LOC106372583 gene encoding protein TRM32-like isoform X1: MGRKLHEKVTCSPIQSHPGFMWGLFDILKHNHWRYIKKRLPHKRPLACTRSASADCISVSKSKVEDETIVDSVKRPKKPSSSAVKSKESNSGEKPKKPEDKSKNLNSEEKRRKTHSEIKRSVKALIKALVIEDKSKKKGRHHRRSSTYPVQSNPKEKDSLSELVESSDKNSSNGDERNRVFNQTIGISPAIGSLNPLYLMSEESSNSDSEDFKLDNIPVDDTDENKPDFDESDSKKKDDEEEAWLDPKLRHTENEDDDTSPRRAKSCLDALNLIHMNRNFLLKVLQDPGSPLARHFQSQQSFSSKTMTKAGSFPTHGSNREDHNNGFDSVENKSMSSPSIAAQHRADGVQTFNEAMEKSADEEDLSGSGYTRKRGKNQVVIKRFKDLRQKIKHVINENKNEKHRITMDAVLDKVPRKYGFSKDLRHDILKASPANKAQGAKLKQIRRTSSLCGSVDRYLQLYESSVQREAKKNNNTSEKLEAELEESAVPSEKRVPKVLGRILSSPEMKSPYALKIEDLPGQLTTFSRSLKQEQDVLEDISEISEDQSESSEHEMPETTDDPSSEAEQDREILMLDVEPETKSLDESSGDSPTFDEIASESLMPLADSDTESVSRSKQLESIPAAEIDQVLQVEAQDKGKFNYVRDILEISGFNAPESLSMWQSEYQPLDPLVYEEVTTTTGCMIQDPECSRNEEEGGNCNHLLLFDLINEVLIEIYERSYHYCPKPLSSLCRIHPMPVGYSVLKEVWVRINCYLRYKPLNEESFDKIMSRDLSREDGWMDLQFESECVGIEVEDLIFEELLEELLISG, encoded by the exons ATGGGGAGGAAGTTGCATGAGAAAGTGACATGCTCCCCAATACAAAGCCATCCTGGATTCATGTGGGGTCTCTTTGACATTCTTAAGCACAACCATTGGCGTTACATCAAGAAACGTCTTCCTCACAAACGACCCCTCGCTTGTACACGTAGTGCTTCTGCTG aTTGTATTTCCGTATCTAAGAGCAAGGTGGAAGATGAAACTATTGTA GACTCAGTGAAAAGACCAAAGAAGCCTAGTTCTTCTGCAGTTAAGTCCAAAGAGTCTAACTCAGGGGAGAAACCAAAGAAGCCAGAGGACAAGTCCAAGAATCTCAATTCAGAAGAGAAGCGGAGAAAAACACATTCTGAGATCAAAAGGTCTGTCAAAGCTCTGATCAAGGCGCTTGTAATCGAGGACAAGTCTAAGAAGAAAGGTCGCCACCACAGAAGAAGCTCTACTTATCCTGTCCAATCAAACCCAAAAGAGAAGGACTCATTGAGTGAGTTGGTGGAATCTTCTGATAAGAATTCCTCAAACGGTGATGAGCGTAACCGAGTCTTTAACCAGACGATTGGCATCTCACCCGCCATTGGTTCGTTGAACCCGCTTTATCTCATGTCCGAGGAATCAAGCAACAGTGACAGCGAAGACTTTAAGTTAGATAACATTCCAGTTGATGATACTGACGAAAATAAACCAGATTTTGATGAAAGTGATTCCAAGAAGAAGGATGATGAGGAGGAAGCTTGGCTTGATCCAAAGCTGAGACATACTGAGAATGAGGATGATGATACGTCTCCTAGACGTGCGAAGTCATGTCTCGATGCTCTCAATTTGATACACATGAATAGAAACTTCTTGCTAAAAGTTCTGCAGGATCCAGGCTCTCCGCTAGCCAGGCATTTCCAGAGCCAACAATCTTTTAGCTCCAAAACAATGACTAAAGCTGGATCATTCCCTACTCATGGTAGCAATAGAGAAGATCATAACAATGGTTTTGACTCGGTTGAGAATAAGTCAATGTCTTCTCCTTCCATTGCTGCACAACACAGGGCAGACGGGGTCCAGACGTTTAATGAAGCCATGGAAAAATCTGCTGATGAAGAGGATTTATCTGGTTCTGGCTACACGAGGAAGAGAGGAAAGAACCAAGTGGTGATCAAACGTTTCAAGGATCTAAGGCAGAAGATAAAGCATGTGATTAACGAGAACAAGAACGAGAAACACCGTATCACTATGGATGCTGTCTTAGACAAAGTACCTCGAAAGTACGGGTTTTCTAAAGATTTGAGGCATGACATTTTGAAAGCAAGTCCTGCCAACAAAGCGCAAGGCGCGAAACTGAAGCAGATAAGAAGAACATCGTCTCTGTGTGGGTCTGTTGACAGGTATCTTCAGCTGTATGAAAGTAGCGTTCAAAGAGAAGCGAAGAAGAATAATAATACTTCAGAAAAATTGGAGGCTGAGCTTGAGGAGTCGGCGGTGCCTTCTGAGAAGAGAGTTCCTAAAGTCTTGGGAAGGATTCTTTCATCACCTGAAATGAAATCTCCTTATGCTTTGAAGATTGAGGACCTTCCTGGCCAACTTACAACTTTTAGTAGATCACTCAAACAAGAACAAGATGTTTTGGAAGACATTTCAGAGATCTCAGAAGATCAATCTGAGTCTTCAGAacatgaaatgcctgagactaCAGATGATCCTTCTTCTGAAGCAGAACAAGACAGAGAAATTCTTATGCTTGATGTGGAACCTGAAACAAAATCTTTGGATGAATCATCAGGAGACAGTCCTACCTTTGATGAGATTGCTTCTGAATCTCTAATGCCACTAg CAGATTCGGATACCGAGAGTGTTTCTAGAAGCAAACAATTAGAAAGCATACCAGCAGCAGAGATCGACCAAGTCCTCCAGGTAGAAGCACAAGATAAAGGGAAGTTCAACTATGTAAGAGACATTCTCGAGATCTCTGGTTTCAACGCACCTGAATCGCTCTCAATGTGGCAATCAGAATACCAGCCGTTAGATCCATTAGTCTACGAAGAAGTGACAACAACAACAGGTTGTATGATCCAAGATCCGGAATGTTCAAGAAACGAAGAAGAAGGCGGTAACTGCAACCACTTGCTTCTCTTCGATCTAATCAACGAGGTACTAATCGAAATCTACGAAAGGTCTTACCATTATTGTCCCAAACCGTTATCATCGCTGTGTAGAATCCATCCAATGCCAGTGGGGTATAGTGTTTTGAAGGAGGTTTGGGTTAGGATAAACTGTTACTTGCGTTACAAGCCACTCAACGAGGAATCTTTTGATAAGATTATGAGTAGGGATTTGTCGAGAGAGGATGGGTGGATGGACTTGCAGTTTGAGAGTGAATGTGTGGGGATTGAAGTTGAGGATTTAATCTTCGAGGAGCTCCTCGAAGAGCTGCTTATATCGGGTTAA
- the LOC106372583 gene encoding protein TRM32-like isoform X2: protein MGRKLHEKVTCSPIQSHPGFMWGLFDILKHNHWRYIKKRLPHKRPLACTRSASADCISVSKSKVEDETIVDSVKRPKKPSSSAVKSKESNSGEKPKKPEDKSKNLNSEEKRRKTHSEIKRSVKALIKALVIEDKSKKKGRHHRRSSTYPVQSNPKEKDSLSELVESSDKNSSNGDERNRVFNQTIGISPAIGSLNPLYLMSEESSNSDSEDFKLDNIPVDDTDENKPDFDESDSKKKDDEEEAWLDPKLRHTENEDDDTSPRRAKSCLDALNLIHMNRNFLLKVLQDPGSPLARHFQSQQSFSSKTMTKAGSFPTHGSNREDHNNGFDSVENKSMSSPSIAAQHRADGVQTFNEAMEKSADEEDLSGSGYTRKRGKNQVVIKRFKDLRQKIKHVINENKNEKHRITMDAVLDKVPRKYGFSKDLRHDILKASPANKAQGAKLKQIRRTSSLCGSVDRYLQLYESSVQREAKKNNNTSEKLEAELEESAVPSEKRVPKVLGRILSSPEMKSPYALKIEDLPGQLTTFSRSLKQEQDVLEDISEISEDQSESSEHEMPETTDDPSSEAEQDREILMLDVEPETKSLDESSGDSPTFDEIASESLMPLDSDTESVSRSKQLESIPAAEIDQVLQVEAQDKGKFNYVRDILEISGFNAPESLSMWQSEYQPLDPLVYEEVTTTTGCMIQDPECSRNEEEGGNCNHLLLFDLINEVLIEIYERSYHYCPKPLSSLCRIHPMPVGYSVLKEVWVRINCYLRYKPLNEESFDKIMSRDLSREDGWMDLQFESECVGIEVEDLIFEELLEELLISG from the exons ATGGGGAGGAAGTTGCATGAGAAAGTGACATGCTCCCCAATACAAAGCCATCCTGGATTCATGTGGGGTCTCTTTGACATTCTTAAGCACAACCATTGGCGTTACATCAAGAAACGTCTTCCTCACAAACGACCCCTCGCTTGTACACGTAGTGCTTCTGCTG aTTGTATTTCCGTATCTAAGAGCAAGGTGGAAGATGAAACTATTGTA GACTCAGTGAAAAGACCAAAGAAGCCTAGTTCTTCTGCAGTTAAGTCCAAAGAGTCTAACTCAGGGGAGAAACCAAAGAAGCCAGAGGACAAGTCCAAGAATCTCAATTCAGAAGAGAAGCGGAGAAAAACACATTCTGAGATCAAAAGGTCTGTCAAAGCTCTGATCAAGGCGCTTGTAATCGAGGACAAGTCTAAGAAGAAAGGTCGCCACCACAGAAGAAGCTCTACTTATCCTGTCCAATCAAACCCAAAAGAGAAGGACTCATTGAGTGAGTTGGTGGAATCTTCTGATAAGAATTCCTCAAACGGTGATGAGCGTAACCGAGTCTTTAACCAGACGATTGGCATCTCACCCGCCATTGGTTCGTTGAACCCGCTTTATCTCATGTCCGAGGAATCAAGCAACAGTGACAGCGAAGACTTTAAGTTAGATAACATTCCAGTTGATGATACTGACGAAAATAAACCAGATTTTGATGAAAGTGATTCCAAGAAGAAGGATGATGAGGAGGAAGCTTGGCTTGATCCAAAGCTGAGACATACTGAGAATGAGGATGATGATACGTCTCCTAGACGTGCGAAGTCATGTCTCGATGCTCTCAATTTGATACACATGAATAGAAACTTCTTGCTAAAAGTTCTGCAGGATCCAGGCTCTCCGCTAGCCAGGCATTTCCAGAGCCAACAATCTTTTAGCTCCAAAACAATGACTAAAGCTGGATCATTCCCTACTCATGGTAGCAATAGAGAAGATCATAACAATGGTTTTGACTCGGTTGAGAATAAGTCAATGTCTTCTCCTTCCATTGCTGCACAACACAGGGCAGACGGGGTCCAGACGTTTAATGAAGCCATGGAAAAATCTGCTGATGAAGAGGATTTATCTGGTTCTGGCTACACGAGGAAGAGAGGAAAGAACCAAGTGGTGATCAAACGTTTCAAGGATCTAAGGCAGAAGATAAAGCATGTGATTAACGAGAACAAGAACGAGAAACACCGTATCACTATGGATGCTGTCTTAGACAAAGTACCTCGAAAGTACGGGTTTTCTAAAGATTTGAGGCATGACATTTTGAAAGCAAGTCCTGCCAACAAAGCGCAAGGCGCGAAACTGAAGCAGATAAGAAGAACATCGTCTCTGTGTGGGTCTGTTGACAGGTATCTTCAGCTGTATGAAAGTAGCGTTCAAAGAGAAGCGAAGAAGAATAATAATACTTCAGAAAAATTGGAGGCTGAGCTTGAGGAGTCGGCGGTGCCTTCTGAGAAGAGAGTTCCTAAAGTCTTGGGAAGGATTCTTTCATCACCTGAAATGAAATCTCCTTATGCTTTGAAGATTGAGGACCTTCCTGGCCAACTTACAACTTTTAGTAGATCACTCAAACAAGAACAAGATGTTTTGGAAGACATTTCAGAGATCTCAGAAGATCAATCTGAGTCTTCAGAacatgaaatgcctgagactaCAGATGATCCTTCTTCTGAAGCAGAACAAGACAGAGAAATTCTTATGCTTGATGTGGAACCTGAAACAAAATCTTTGGATGAATCATCAGGAGACAGTCCTACCTTTGATGAGATTGCTTCTGAATCTCTAATGCCACTAg ATTCGGATACCGAGAGTGTTTCTAGAAGCAAACAATTAGAAAGCATACCAGCAGCAGAGATCGACCAAGTCCTCCAGGTAGAAGCACAAGATAAAGGGAAGTTCAACTATGTAAGAGACATTCTCGAGATCTCTGGTTTCAACGCACCTGAATCGCTCTCAATGTGGCAATCAGAATACCAGCCGTTAGATCCATTAGTCTACGAAGAAGTGACAACAACAACAGGTTGTATGATCCAAGATCCGGAATGTTCAAGAAACGAAGAAGAAGGCGGTAACTGCAACCACTTGCTTCTCTTCGATCTAATCAACGAGGTACTAATCGAAATCTACGAAAGGTCTTACCATTATTGTCCCAAACCGTTATCATCGCTGTGTAGAATCCATCCAATGCCAGTGGGGTATAGTGTTTTGAAGGAGGTTTGGGTTAGGATAAACTGTTACTTGCGTTACAAGCCACTCAACGAGGAATCTTTTGATAAGATTATGAGTAGGGATTTGTCGAGAGAGGATGGGTGGATGGACTTGCAGTTTGAGAGTGAATGTGTGGGGATTGAAGTTGAGGATTTAATCTTCGAGGAGCTCCTCGAAGAGCTGCTTATATCGGGTTAA
- the LOC106372583 gene encoding protein TRM32-like isoform X3, with protein sequence MGRKLHEKVTCSPIQSHPGFMWGLFDILKHNHWRYIKKRLPHKRPLACTRSASADCISVSKSKVEDETIDSVKRPKKPSSSAVKSKESNSGEKPKKPEDKSKNLNSEEKRRKTHSEIKRSVKALIKALVIEDKSKKKGRHHRRSSTYPVQSNPKEKDSLSELVESSDKNSSNGDERNRVFNQTIGISPAIGSLNPLYLMSEESSNSDSEDFKLDNIPVDDTDENKPDFDESDSKKKDDEEEAWLDPKLRHTENEDDDTSPRRAKSCLDALNLIHMNRNFLLKVLQDPGSPLARHFQSQQSFSSKTMTKAGSFPTHGSNREDHNNGFDSVENKSMSSPSIAAQHRADGVQTFNEAMEKSADEEDLSGSGYTRKRGKNQVVIKRFKDLRQKIKHVINENKNEKHRITMDAVLDKVPRKYGFSKDLRHDILKASPANKAQGAKLKQIRRTSSLCGSVDRYLQLYESSVQREAKKNNNTSEKLEAELEESAVPSEKRVPKVLGRILSSPEMKSPYALKIEDLPGQLTTFSRSLKQEQDVLEDISEISEDQSESSEHEMPETTDDPSSEAEQDREILMLDVEPETKSLDESSGDSPTFDEIASESLMPLADSDTESVSRSKQLESIPAAEIDQVLQVEAQDKGKFNYVRDILEISGFNAPESLSMWQSEYQPLDPLVYEEVTTTTGCMIQDPECSRNEEEGGNCNHLLLFDLINEVLIEIYERSYHYCPKPLSSLCRIHPMPVGYSVLKEVWVRINCYLRYKPLNEESFDKIMSRDLSREDGWMDLQFESECVGIEVEDLIFEELLEELLISG encoded by the exons ATGGGGAGGAAGTTGCATGAGAAAGTGACATGCTCCCCAATACAAAGCCATCCTGGATTCATGTGGGGTCTCTTTGACATTCTTAAGCACAACCATTGGCGTTACATCAAGAAACGTCTTCCTCACAAACGACCCCTCGCTTGTACACGTAGTGCTTCTGCTG aTTGTATTTCCGTATCTAAGAGCAAGGTGGAAGATGAAACTATT GACTCAGTGAAAAGACCAAAGAAGCCTAGTTCTTCTGCAGTTAAGTCCAAAGAGTCTAACTCAGGGGAGAAACCAAAGAAGCCAGAGGACAAGTCCAAGAATCTCAATTCAGAAGAGAAGCGGAGAAAAACACATTCTGAGATCAAAAGGTCTGTCAAAGCTCTGATCAAGGCGCTTGTAATCGAGGACAAGTCTAAGAAGAAAGGTCGCCACCACAGAAGAAGCTCTACTTATCCTGTCCAATCAAACCCAAAAGAGAAGGACTCATTGAGTGAGTTGGTGGAATCTTCTGATAAGAATTCCTCAAACGGTGATGAGCGTAACCGAGTCTTTAACCAGACGATTGGCATCTCACCCGCCATTGGTTCGTTGAACCCGCTTTATCTCATGTCCGAGGAATCAAGCAACAGTGACAGCGAAGACTTTAAGTTAGATAACATTCCAGTTGATGATACTGACGAAAATAAACCAGATTTTGATGAAAGTGATTCCAAGAAGAAGGATGATGAGGAGGAAGCTTGGCTTGATCCAAAGCTGAGACATACTGAGAATGAGGATGATGATACGTCTCCTAGACGTGCGAAGTCATGTCTCGATGCTCTCAATTTGATACACATGAATAGAAACTTCTTGCTAAAAGTTCTGCAGGATCCAGGCTCTCCGCTAGCCAGGCATTTCCAGAGCCAACAATCTTTTAGCTCCAAAACAATGACTAAAGCTGGATCATTCCCTACTCATGGTAGCAATAGAGAAGATCATAACAATGGTTTTGACTCGGTTGAGAATAAGTCAATGTCTTCTCCTTCCATTGCTGCACAACACAGGGCAGACGGGGTCCAGACGTTTAATGAAGCCATGGAAAAATCTGCTGATGAAGAGGATTTATCTGGTTCTGGCTACACGAGGAAGAGAGGAAAGAACCAAGTGGTGATCAAACGTTTCAAGGATCTAAGGCAGAAGATAAAGCATGTGATTAACGAGAACAAGAACGAGAAACACCGTATCACTATGGATGCTGTCTTAGACAAAGTACCTCGAAAGTACGGGTTTTCTAAAGATTTGAGGCATGACATTTTGAAAGCAAGTCCTGCCAACAAAGCGCAAGGCGCGAAACTGAAGCAGATAAGAAGAACATCGTCTCTGTGTGGGTCTGTTGACAGGTATCTTCAGCTGTATGAAAGTAGCGTTCAAAGAGAAGCGAAGAAGAATAATAATACTTCAGAAAAATTGGAGGCTGAGCTTGAGGAGTCGGCGGTGCCTTCTGAGAAGAGAGTTCCTAAAGTCTTGGGAAGGATTCTTTCATCACCTGAAATGAAATCTCCTTATGCTTTGAAGATTGAGGACCTTCCTGGCCAACTTACAACTTTTAGTAGATCACTCAAACAAGAACAAGATGTTTTGGAAGACATTTCAGAGATCTCAGAAGATCAATCTGAGTCTTCAGAacatgaaatgcctgagactaCAGATGATCCTTCTTCTGAAGCAGAACAAGACAGAGAAATTCTTATGCTTGATGTGGAACCTGAAACAAAATCTTTGGATGAATCATCAGGAGACAGTCCTACCTTTGATGAGATTGCTTCTGAATCTCTAATGCCACTAg CAGATTCGGATACCGAGAGTGTTTCTAGAAGCAAACAATTAGAAAGCATACCAGCAGCAGAGATCGACCAAGTCCTCCAGGTAGAAGCACAAGATAAAGGGAAGTTCAACTATGTAAGAGACATTCTCGAGATCTCTGGTTTCAACGCACCTGAATCGCTCTCAATGTGGCAATCAGAATACCAGCCGTTAGATCCATTAGTCTACGAAGAAGTGACAACAACAACAGGTTGTATGATCCAAGATCCGGAATGTTCAAGAAACGAAGAAGAAGGCGGTAACTGCAACCACTTGCTTCTCTTCGATCTAATCAACGAGGTACTAATCGAAATCTACGAAAGGTCTTACCATTATTGTCCCAAACCGTTATCATCGCTGTGTAGAATCCATCCAATGCCAGTGGGGTATAGTGTTTTGAAGGAGGTTTGGGTTAGGATAAACTGTTACTTGCGTTACAAGCCACTCAACGAGGAATCTTTTGATAAGATTATGAGTAGGGATTTGTCGAGAGAGGATGGGTGGATGGACTTGCAGTTTGAGAGTGAATGTGTGGGGATTGAAGTTGAGGATTTAATCTTCGAGGAGCTCCTCGAAGAGCTGCTTATATCGGGTTAA
- the LOC106372582 gene encoding metallothionein-like protein type 2, MT2-4/MT2-25 has translation MSCCGGNCGCGAGCKCVGCGGCKMYPDLGFSGETTTTETLVLGVAPAMNSQYEASGETFVAENDACKCGSDCKCNPCTCK, from the exons ATGTCTTGCTGCGGAGGAAACTGTGGTTGCGGAGCTGGCTGCAAGTGCGTTGGTTGCGGAGG TTGCAAAATGTACCCAGACTTGGGCTTCTCCGGCGAGACCACCACCACCGAGACTCTTGTCCTTGGCGTTGCTCCGGCTATGAACTCTCAGTACGAGGCTTCCGGCGAGACTTTCGTCGCCGAGAACGATGCCTGCAAATGTGGATCTGACTGCAAGTGCAACCCTTGCACCTGCAAATGA